The Salvia splendens isolate huo1 chromosome 20, SspV2, whole genome shotgun sequence nucleotide sequence atttatattattattttcaataattatatataacTTAATAGTAATATAACTATAAATTCTAATCAGAAATACTTAATTTCGACCCATACTACTAAATTCAGCTAAACTAAAATAGACTGGTATTGAATGATGCTTGAAAGAGAAACTTataaacttaaaattttaatgggTACGACAAAAGACAAAAAATAGTGAACTAGAAATCCGCATGCAAACTTCCGGAATAGGAATGGAAATTGACAAAATGTTACTACAATCATAATGCAATTAATTAATGACTGCCAACTCATatgttatttttcattttagtgaATAGTCATTGAGCAATAAATTGATCAATTGGCAACTAGCCATAACCCAATAAGAAAGGGGTAGCAATTATGGCCATGACCTAATTTGTTTGCAATTATTATGATATTAACCTAATCTAATTCGTACTACTTACCATGAATGACCAATACATGGTACTCCATCTCCATCTGTCCCACTATATATAAGCAAAcatatttctttttgggatATCCCATTATAAataagtcattttctttttttagtaaaaaatattttctcttactttatttttcatttttcacctactttattttctctttgattttctactttaattttttaaatataaattcattaaaTCATGTGCCAAAAAAATGTTTCGCTTATATTAGGACTTAGGGACTATCTCATTGACCATTAATGAAGCTGGACAATTTTTCTTTGCCTATCCTTCATCCATTCAATCCCTGGATAGGAAAATAATATAGATAGAGTAGAGTAGTTACTAACTTTTCTACAACTAATTAGCTAGCTATTACTTAGACATTGCCACATATAACTAATTACAATAAGtaattgatttctttttatgtttacaTAATTAGTTTTTTGTGTATGTGCTATACGTTATGTGTGCTACTTAATTAGTTCACGGTTTTATACTATTGACTAATTAAATGTATGTATCCACTACTCTTGATTAAGCATTCATATACAAGCTTATAGTTGAAGATGCAATAGTCTGTTAAATCTTACTCCTCCGTTATAGTGGAGTCAGTTGGTATTTTGGTATGTTATATACCAATGGAGTGATTTTagtttttaataaaagttaacatattttttctcacatatttttctcaattttactttattcattcttaatctctctacctttttcattttttactttattcttcattgaCTTAACTCACTTAAACACAATTCTTCTTAAATtgcgtgccgaaaagaaacacaTCCACTGCTATGAAATGAAAGAAGTAATATTTGGCTTTTCATGTCACGTTTCCATTTGCGTTCCTGAATTTTAACTAGTAACACAGATTAGCATTCTTAATTGATTGAAAATATCTAGACATCTTTTAAACCAATCTTATGTTTAACCAATCTATGTTatcattcaaaataaatgtatcaTTATAATAATGTATCATTGAACACGCTTTTTAAAGCATATGTGGTGTATTTGGTAACACAAATTAGCATTGAAAAAATGACTAAATCTTATGTTTAAAACCCATCTAGGTCACATCATTCAAATGTGGTGGTTTTGTAATGGGAATATCCACAAACCACGCTTTAGTGGACGGAATAAGCTTCAAACACTTCTTGGAAAACCTAGCCTCCCAAGCCTTCGACGACAAGCCCATCCCCACCCACCCCTGCCACGACCGCCGCCTCCTCGCCGCCCGATCCCCGCCCCAGGTCACCTTCCCCCACCCCGAGCTCCTCAAGCTCAAAACCCCCATCGGCCTAGAGGAAACCCCCCCAATTTTCGACTGCAAACAAGAACACCTCGACTTCAAAATCTTCACCCTCACCCCCTCCGACATCACCTCCCTCAAAtcctccgccgccgcagccTCCTCGAACAAAAAAATCACCGGCTTCAACGCCGTCTCCGCCCTCATCTGGCGCTGCAAAGCCCTCTCCTACGACTGCGACCGCGACCGAGAATGCACCGTTTTATACGCGGTCGATATCCGGTCGCGGCTGCGGCCGCCCCTACCGGCCGCGTACTGCGGCAACGCGGTCCTGACGGCCTACGCCACGGCCACGTGCGGGGAGCTGGAGGATGGGCCGTTTTACAAGGCCGTGGACGCGGTGGCCGAGGGGGCGGCCCGGATGAGCGACGAGTACGCGAGGTCGGCGATCGACTGGGGGGAGGTGTACAAGGGGTTTCCCAACGGGGAGTTCTTGATCTCGTCGTGGTGGAGGCTAGGGTTTGATGAGGTGGAGTATCCGTGGGGGAGGCCCAAGTATAGTTGCCCTTTGGTGTATCATAGGAAGGATATCATATTGCTGTTTCCTGAGGTTGGGGGAGTGGAGAGCAATGGGGTTAATGTGTTGGTGGCTTTGCCTCCTAAGGAGATGGAGAGGTTTCAATCTCTCTTTCTCAAGTATTTGAGGGGTGATTAATTGAGACATGCATGTACGTATCTTGTAATGTAAACTTTTTTTATGCATTTGTGTTTGTATATGAAGCATATATGGATGAATGAAAGTacgttttttttgttgtaataaTATAGCCACCATAGTCTTACTATTTTGAGAGAAAGTATGAAAGTTACAAGGGGCaagaaataatgaatataagtaTTTATCTTATTTAGTTCAAAGATCATATATtccaaatattaaaataaatttatctttTAACAATATTTTATCTCTTGTTTCAATTTTTGACAGCAATTTATTCAAATATTAGAATAAATTTATACAATTAATAGGTCGGGGTTTACGAAATTAACTATCGGACTCAAGCCCATCTTCGGCCAAGACCACTTTGTTTCAACccaaattaacaaaaatattcACAACTCAGCTATTTTCATTTCATAGTTCTACAATCGTATTTGTCTCCTTTTATTTGcacttttctattttaatttgttccaaactaattttattattttattttaactaaagaattagattatttaattaatatactacaattaatttaatgtctcttaatatactttaaaatactaatttaattacactaaaaaattaatCTCAAATTTACAATCTAAAATAGTAAGTGTGAGTAAAATAAGATGAAGGTAACACTTTATTCCTCCTACCATAAGCAAAGTGcttctttttttaaaactaattttaaaaaatttataataaataatttaagtgaagtgaaagtaaaataaaagagagaataatgcaGATCCAATAAACACTTCACTTATGGTTAGACCCAATTATTTTAGCTAAATCGTCAATGTCTcctaaaatacaaatttttggGATCACATAAGTTTTACTAATACGAATTGTTAAAGtggaaaatactaaaaaaagtaaatggaaTTATATTAATGAACAGTGAGACATTATAATTCAGAATTTGGATGAAGGaatgaaaatggtaaaataaaacaatttttagCAACGAAAGACTGCTTACTATTTTCTCCGGACATATTTTTGGGATAATAGTGAAATTAATAATCCGCTACTTTTATTtaccatatttttgggaatgtAAGCCTATATAGTTGAAAAATGGCGGACAGCAAAATGGAAGAATATTATAGGCGCCAAATGCAGAAATAATCCGCCCAAATTAGCCTCTTGCTGGCGGGAAAATAGCAAATCTACATACCGAGAATCCCAAAATCTTACTGCAAAATCGATACTCCTCTCGAGTTAAGTTCAGCTCATTTCTCTTGCTTCCTCCGTTTCTCGACGCTTGATTTCCTATCAACTATTGAGGAAGCCCAAACGTTCTAATCTGAgacattttctctatttttgcTATATTTTGGGTTCAAACAAAAAAATTCCGATACctaattttgtactccctccgtccccgaataagagtcgctaatttccattttgggccgtcccccattaagagtcactcttcatttttaccataaatggtagtaggccccacattccactaacccactccactcacattttattataaaacccatataaaaatgtgggtcccacattccactaactttttcaaccaacttttctctacatttcttaaaactcgtgtccggtcaaaggGCGACTCCtgttaggggacggagggagtatcttctAAGGTCTGTATTTTTCTCTGAGCTAAAAAGGACTCATTTCATTGCATCTAGCGATGGCGGAAGTTGAGCCCATGAAAATCGACGTATCGGATAAAATGAAGCGGAAATCGGACGGCTCGGATCTGAACAAGAGGTCACACAAAAGGAAAAGATTGGAGCCATGTTTGTACGCTGTGAGCTCGGAAGAGAAACAAGCGAAAATCGAGGCATTGCGCGATGAAATCGATAGCCTTGTTAGATTTGCTAAAGATTTAGCGTTCCGAAGCAGAGAAGTGTTGCTGGAAAGTGTGGAGAAAGTGGGGTTGTCTTCTGCTTCTGTGAATTGTGTGATCGCCTGCTTAATGGAGGAGAGTGATCTGCCGTTGTCAATGCTTGTGGATGAAATTTTTGAGAAGGTTAAGGGTAGGGCTGGAAATGGGGAAAATGTTACTAGGGCTAGTGTGAAGAGTAGTGTGCTTATGATTGGGCAGAGATTATGTTATGGTGTGGCTAGTGCAGATTCAGATCTTTTGGAGGATGAGGCGGAGATTGCTCTTTGGTTTTGGGAggtacaattttaattttgaaattaagtACCTTCATTTGAGTTCATTGCTATTTATATGTATTGCACTGGCTTCTTCATACACATATGGAATTTGCCCTTTAGATTTTGGTATTGTTTGGCATATTTCATCACACTGTACTTTTTAGGTTGCTAGATTGTTGTTTGGTGTATTTTGGTGTACTTTTTTAGGTTGCTATATTGCATCAACCTATGTACTATTCTAAAATTATGTTCCTCCTTTGGATTAGATACATGTTTTTTTTGTACTTTATCCATGTTTGTTATATGGCAGACTAGAGACTTGAAATTGATCCCTAAATCAGAGCGTGTATCTGTGAAAGTTCGCCGTACATGTCGTAAAAAGATTCAGGAGAGAATGGCAGCTGTTACAGGTAGAATTTGTATTATTATGTGTCTATTTGGTTCTTGCCTGTGTGAGGTTTTGAAATGTCGAGGTGTAACTGAATTTTAAGATGTCAAATCACATGTTGAATGTTTGAAAATAATTTTCTTGTTCAGACTGCAACTTGCAAAGAAAATGTTTTCCATACTTGAGCATGGATTTAACCATCGATTTCCTTATTCTGTAATGGTTTCATTCCATTCATTCTTATCTTATCACATTGGATGCTTGTTGAGTGGCTGACTGTGGCTGGTGGGATCATTCCCCCACACAGCTCTGCTTGTTAGCAATTCTGCCGTTCTTTCCCTGGATTAAGTTGTGCACTGCCATTTTGAACACGTTTCTTCTATGATCTCAAAGCTTCATAGCTGAGGCATTTTAGGTCTCTTTGATGTTTACTCATTGAAGCTTATTTGATAAATTTGATCTTTGTCAGCAATGATCAATGCCCTTGAAAAGTCAGGGGACCATCCAAATCACCTGCAAGATTTGACAAAAGCTTCAGAAAAGATTGGTAAAGTTCTAAATGAGGCAGATATCCGATTGTTAATGGAGAACATCTTACAGAAAAATGCTGCTGAAATGTAAGTATTTTGTGGGTGTGCTTAATGCATACAATTCCTTTCTGTAAGATTGCCAATGGTCTTGttacaacttttttttttagtaGTAACTTGTTACAACTTTGATGCTGAAGGGTTGAGAAGGACGtcaagaaagaagaaaaaatgttAAT carries:
- the LOC121780655 gene encoding fatty alcohol:caffeoyl-CoA acyltransferase-like, which gives rise to MGSLYRSSSEPAIQDLKVLINDSTLIFPSQQPPDTPIFLSNIDQVLNFHVQTLHFFQSNPDFPPEAAAERLRAALQKVMEAYDFLAGRLRPNPHTGRLEIDPKPAGVGFVLASTEFSLAEVGDLVYPNPAFMQLIVQGLEKFDDQPLCVLQVTSFKCGGFVMGISTNHALVDGISFKHFLENLASQAFDDKPIPTHPCHDRRLLAARSPPQVTFPHPELLKLKTPIGLEETPPIFDCKQEHLDFKIFTLTPSDITSLKSSAAAASSNKKITGFNAVSALIWRCKALSYDCDRDRECTVLYAVDIRSRLRPPLPAAYCGNAVLTAYATATCGELEDGPFYKAVDAVAEGAARMSDEYARSAIDWGEVYKGFPNGEFLISSWWRLGFDEVEYPWGRPKYSCPLVYHRKDIILLFPEVGGVESNGVNVLVALPPKEMERFQSLFLKYLRGD